One genomic segment of Paenibacillus durus includes these proteins:
- a CDS encoding helix-turn-helix domain-containing protein — MEPVIKLVNRFVSPDEIIFIGTFFLNGVIHIETIGSRLKMIRKLNKINQVDFATRIGISQATLSELELDKYKPSVDTLLAIAEALDTNVK, encoded by the coding sequence TTGGAACCAGTAATAAAACTCGTGAACCGCTTTGTCAGTCCCGATGAAATTATATTCATCGGGACTTTCTTTCTGAATGGGGTGATACATATCGAAACAATCGGTAGCAGATTAAAAATGATAAGAAAGCTCAATAAGATCAATCAGGTTGATTTTGCTACTAGAATTGGAATATCTCAGGCTACGCTAAGCGAGCTGGAACTAGATAAATATAAGCCTTCAGTAGACACACTATTAGCAATTGCTGAGGCATTAGATACGAATGTTAAGTGA
- a CDS encoding transposase, which produces MLFEDESAIRAYLALQYNWFPRGQQRKIKTYGQHQGAKLFAVIDYETGHVLHREEEKLNAKAFQRFLTDILQTYSGKVVVVLDNAHIHHADETQPFLKEYARLQPLTSSGIRFSVQLT; this is translated from the coding sequence TTGCTATTTGAAGACGAGTCGGCTATTCGGGCCTATCTAGCCTTACAGTACAATTGGTTTCCGAGAGGACAGCAGCGAAAAATCAAGACGTATGGCCAGCATCAGGGTGCCAAGCTGTTCGCAGTGATCGATTACGAAACCGGCCATGTCCTTCACCGGGAAGAAGAAAAGTTGAATGCGAAAGCGTTCCAACGCTTCTTGACCGACATTTTACAGACGTATTCCGGCAAGGTCGTGGTTGTGCTGGATAATGCCCACATTCATCATGCCGATGAAACTCAGCCTTTTCTCAAGGAATACGCCCGATTGCAACCGCTTACTTCTTCAGGTATAAGATTTTCAGTTCAACTTACATAG